The DNA region TGCTGATTCAgttatatctcaacaaaactggaagaaaaaaattaacattatctaaccagtccattctaaaggagaccagtcctgggtgttctttggaaggaatgatgctaaagctgaaactccactactttggccacctcattcaaagagttgactcattggaaaagactctgatgctgggagggattgggggcaggaggagaaggggacgacagaggatgagatggctggatggcatcaccgactcgatggacatgagtctgggtagactccgggagttggtgatggacagggaggcctggcgtgctgcaattcatggagtcgcaaagagtcggacaccactgtgactgaactgaactgaactgaatcagattCTTATGAGATTTGTCAAAAATTTTAAGGTACTTAGAAGAGTACCTGGCATGTGGTGAGCCTATCATAGGtacttgaataaaaatttttaaagcagcttttaAGTGATGggacaatcatttttttttctattcatatttatttttgataattggaaaaaagttaaatttatttttaaccaagtgtgtatgctcagtcatgactgactctttgccaccctatggacggtagcccaccaggttcctctgtccatgggattttccaggtgataatactagagtgggttgacttTTTCTCATCCAgtggatattcctgatccagggattgaacatgcatctcttcagtcacctgcactggcaggtggattctttaccaactgcatcacctgggaaacttttttttaaatttatttttggctatgctgggtcttcgttgctgcatgggcttttctgtagttgcggcaagcaggggctactctctagttgggtgCGCGGGGCTtgtcattgcggtggcttctcttgtttcggagcatgggctctagggcgcatgTGAGTTCAGTAGACGTGActcccaggctccagggcacaagctcagtagtcgtgccacatgggcttagttgctccacagcatgcaggatcttcccggatcaggggtcaaactcatgtctctggcattcgcagatggattctttacccctcaGCCGCCAGGGAATCTCTTTTAACTAAGAGACTTAGAGAAAAATCCATACTTAAAaaatttctccctctttttttgaGCTAGTTTATACATCTCCAACTTTTCCTGTTAATCTGCTGAACCCAATATTAGATATATCTTGACCGTGAGAAATTCTGAGGTCCTCAGAGTTTTCAGAATTATTAtgtatttgattatttatttttattgtagtcAGATATACATAAGTTTTGCCATTTTAACTAttgtaagtgtacagttcaatggcattaagtatattcacaatgttTTGTAACAATCACCACTCTTTCCAGAACTTCATCATTTCACACAGAAACTCCACATCTGTTAAACAATAACTTTCCATTCTTCCTTATCTCCAGTCCATTCTATTAACCTCCATTCTACTGTCTGTCTCTATGAATCCACATATTTGAGGTACCTCAATAGGTGGAATCATACTATATATGTTCTTCTGTGTTTGGTCTATTCActtaaagggaggagggaggagggttcaggatggggaacacatgtatacttgtggcggattcatttcgatatatggcaaaaccaatacaatattgtaaagttaaaaaataaaattaaattaaaaaaacaaaaacaaaaacataatgttTTAAGGTTCACCCATGctgcagcaggcttccctggtggctcagatggtaaagaatccgcctgcaatgtgggagacctgtgttcgatccctgggtggggaagatcccctggagggaaggcatggcaacccactcgagtattcttgcctggagaatccccatggacaaaggagcctggcgggctacagtccatggggtcgaaaaaagccTGACACGATTGATCGACTAAGCACCATATAGCATGTTGCagtatgtatcagaatttcattcctttttatgactgagtaacagTGCATTGTAAGTATGTATCACATTTTACTTACTGATTTATCTGTGGGATACATGAATTGCTTCCACTTATttgttattgtgaataatactgctatgaatattggtgTACAAGTATCTGTTCCAGTCCCTGTTTTTAATACACTTGGGTATATACCTCAGGGTTAAATTTTTAGGAACTGTCAACTGTTTTCACAGTGCTATATATCCTTTTACGTACCCACAAGCAtccagcattattttttttaatatgttggtctttttttttttcttttaaagtcaaaCCTGGACTGGGAATAAGTAGCAAAGCTTAGAGTCCTGCCACAGTTTGCTGATAAGTTGCTAGTATCAACAATCTTGACACATCACCTCCTAGAGTGATGTTTCTCAATGTACACAGCTGAGACTCCCAAGGCAATCACCTAAGAGGCTTATTATTAATACATCTGTAGACTCCTTGAGTCCACTTTATATACGCTGAATCAGCATCTTTGAGACTGAGGTCCCCTAAAATCATCATTATGCATGCTAAAACATGAAACTCAGAAACCTAGATTGTTGAGTTCTCAAAGGCGGGGAAAATATCTCAGTTACTTTTGTATCCCTCACTGCCAAACATCCTGGAGATATTCAACAAACATACACTTGAACTAATATTTCAGTCTAAATTTGCTTGATTGCTATGTACAGTATTCATTACAACTAAATTCTATTACTAAACAATGAGTTAGAAAATCTGTAATAGTGTAGTATGCCTTTCATTTGTATAGACCGTGTATCTTACCAGCTGTGGTCTATTATGCCATCTTATGCTGCCAAGAATCTTTATGCTATATGTAATTTTCAGCTGAGTCCTTCAAGTTTTGTAACAAGGTAAAAAAGGATACGGACTTGGAACTGAAAGAGCTGTCTTTGTGTAACCTTTGATTATTAAATCAAAATGTCTAAGAATCAAGTTTATAATCTCTAAAGGTCGGCAACAATTCTTATCAACTTCGCAGTGTTGCTGAAGCTCAAATGATATTCTATGTAGGAAAGTCTACTGTAGCAATGGCTATAGTTACCATGTGGCCAGATAatttaaacagaacaaaaaatatgTTTCTAACTCTTCCTAAAGACCTCAAATATGCTACTGTATCAATTTGCAGCTCTAAAGCACAGGCAAACGAGATTGAAACAGAAACGCAGCAGAAAAACCTTAAGTGGATGGAaaacatccattcattcattcatcacgtTTATCCAGCATCTACATTTATAACATGCTGGGCGTGCGTGAAAAATAGTGGTTAAATAAATTCAAGTCTATCCTCCAGAGatttagttcttttgtgtataatAATAAATAGCAAGCCGCCTCATTTCAGATCAAACTCTCTTCAGCATCAAAAAATAAGCTGTGCGGGACCCGCTTCAAATTCGCGCGCGCTGTCTCTTTAACGCGTAATAGAATTCTGATTGCATCGATCACAGGTTCCTTACCCTCTCCCAACCATCGGTCTCCTACCTATCTTGGTTACTACCCTTCTTCTGGTATCAAGCGGGGGGGGGAGCTCAGGTGTTAGCAAACGTTGGCTTTGATGTGTGGCAACACCCGATCCCCGGGCGTCCGGCTTGCCACGTGGCGGAGGTCCGGTTTTTCGTGGCGCGGGCGCAGCCTCGGGGCTCGGCTGGCCACGCCTGGAGCGCGGGGTTTGACTGGGGCGCCGTTGTTGTAGTGACCGGGAGGCGCTGCCGCTCCGGGCAGACGGTTCCGGGCACCGCACGGTCCCCCTTCCtaccccgccccctccctccccccggtTCCCCCTGCGGGCAGGAGCCGGGAGCTGAGCGCTCCCCCATGGCCTCCTCCCCGGTAAGGACGGGCTGCGGTGCGCCTCCCTGGAGCCGGTCCCGCGGGTTGGGGAGCCAGGTCGGGGCTACACCCGCACCTGGCGGGACATGGAGGCAGGAGTTCTCAGCCGAATCCTGAGCCGCGAGCTCCGCGCCCCTCGTCCCGGGGCGCCCGTGACTCATCCCTTGCCCCCGGGGCACCGGGAGCGCCAAGCCCTGGCGGAGCCCCGGGCGCTCCTCCCCGAGCTCCGGCGGCCCCATGGCCCCCCGAGAATTCTCTTAGGGTTTCCGTGGAGCGCCTgcgtcagaatcacctgggaggtTTTTGAAACGTACCGAAGCCGGGGGGCTCCGCCTCGCACCTGTGACCGCGAGCCTGCGGGCGGGGCCCCGGAACGTGCATTTCAATCGCTCTGCCCAGGTGGTCTCCGGCGGGCGCCCGCTTCTGGGCAGCGCGAGCGGGGATTCCGCCGGCTCTGCGGGGGGAGACTGGTGCTCGGCGTACACCCCAATTAGCTGCGGCCGCGCGTGCTCGTTCGGGGTGCTGCTGCTCCCCCACAACCCTCCACCGATATGGCCGTTCCCGGGCCGGCTCCCGCAGGAGGGGACCGCGCTCCTCTCCGACCCCCCACATTCGAGGTCTGCACCTGCTTTCAAAACTTGacaactttccttcccaggaggatCCGGTTCTGGAGCGTTACTTTAAGGGCCACAAAGCTGCGATCACCTCCGTGGACTTTAGCCCCAATGGCAAACAACTtggtaagttttctttttttttctttttttgtgatgagaCGCTCAATCGGTAGGATTGCCGCCCATCCACACTGGGTCCCCGGGAGCATCACGACTGAGGACCTATATGGGTGGAATCGTGTGGAGAGCGGTCGAGATGCAGTTGGAGCCGGAGTGGACCCGAGTCCGGGGTCACCTTGGTGCGCCCGCCCCCGGGCCCCGCAGAGTCGCCCACAGGCCTGGGCCCGGGCCTGGCCGACCACTGGCGCGAACTCGCCACCAGGGGGAGgaagtgggaaggggaggggttTGTCCTCGGCCCGGGGAGGGTGGGGTGTTGTTGGCTGCAGAGTTTGTGAAAAGTTGTGAGGCAggcaggaggaagtggggagagaggagtTGGGGCTGCACCGGAGGCCGAGCCCCGCGGAGGTCCCAGGTGACCCCTAGGAAGCCCCCGCGGCTGCCGAGGAGCCGAACGCCTGCATGAAAGGAGGGACCCGCTCGGAAGTTCGCTCCTACCTGAGCCCGGAGCTCAAGTGGCGGGTCCCGCAGCCCTTCCCCTGCGCGCGGTGACTCTGGTGGCCGCGTCCGCGCCCCAGCCATGAAGATCCGGATGGCCGTAAGGTGGACGTGGGCACGCAGAAGCTGTCTGCTGCTGGCGCTCCTAACAGTGGCCTACCTCCTGGTGGAACTCTCCGTCTCCACTTTGCATGCCTCCTTACGAGCCGGCGGTGCCCGGGAGCCGGGGTCAAGACAGCTCTCAGAGCCGGGGAAGAAAGCAGTGGATTTGTCTCGACCGCTGTATGAGAAGCCCCCTGCAGATTCCCATGCCCTTGGGGAGTGGGGGAAAGCCAGCAAACTCCAGCTCAGCGAGAGTGAACTGAAGCAGCAAGAGGAACTCATTGAGAGATATGCCATTAACATTTACCTCAGTGACAGGATTTCCCTGCACCGCCACATAGAGGATAAAAGAATGTATGAGTGTAAGTCCAAGAAGTTTAACTACAGGCGACTTCCGACCACTTCTGTCATCATCGCTTTCTATAACGAAGCCTGGTCGACTTTACTTCGCACCATCCACAGTGTTTTAGAAACTTCTCCCGCagtccttctgaaggagatcatcttAGTCGATGACTTGAGCGACAGAGTATATTTGAAGACACAGCTTGAAACTTACGTCAGCAATCTGGATAGAGTCCGCCTGATTAGAACAAACAAGCGGGAAGGGCTGGTGAGGGCCCGTCTGATTGGGGCCACTTTTGCCACTGGCGATGTCCTCACTTTCCTGGATTGTCACTGTGAGTGTAATACTGG from Bos mutus isolate GX-2022 chromosome 5, NWIPB_WYAK_1.1, whole genome shotgun sequence includes:
- the LOC138987949 gene encoding dapper homolog 3-like isoform X2, whose amino-acid sequence is MWGVGEERGPLLREPARERPYRWRVVGEQQHPERARAAAANWGVRRAPVSPRRAGGIPARAAQKRAPAGDHLGRAIEMHVPGPRPQARGHRCEAEPPGFGIYILCWIRSSRNSA
- the LOC138987949 gene encoding dapper homolog 3-like isoform X1: MWGVGEERGPLLREPARERPYRWRVVGEQQHPERARAAAANWGVRRAPVSPRRAGGIPARAAQKRAPAGDHLGRAIEMHVPGPRPQARGHRCEAEPPGFGEKPKIPEGSLTPTLFS